aacagacgaagaagcagaacgcgaccacgatgtgaagctcctggcactgatggagcgctgccgatcagttaagcttcgtcttggcctgaagaagctgcagttcaaggtgaaagacgtccacttccatggccacattctctcggcaaaaggcctgaagccggacccagacaaggtccaagcgatcctcgacatgccaaacccgtctgatgcaaaaggagtacagcgtctcatcggctttgcaaactatcttgcaaagttcatgccacacctatcagcagtctgtgagcctctgcgccggttgctggacaaagacacaccatggcactggctacccaagcacgaggccgcagtgcaggagatgaaatctctggcttcatccatgccagtgttgcgctactacgacgtcacgaagcctgtcacaatccagagcgactctagccaaaggggacttggatgctgccttatgcaggaaggccagcccgttgcgtttgcctcgagagcgctcacccccaccgaacaaaactatgcacaaattgagaaagagtgcctcagcatcgtcttctcctgccagcgattccatcactacttatatggtcgagagctggtcaccgctgaaactgaccacaaaccactcattgccaTATTCAGTAAACCTCTCCTCAACGCGCCCAAGAGGCTTCAAAGCATGCTCCTGACTCTGCAAAACTACAGCCTGAAGGTCATTTACAAGCCAGGACCTGAGATGTACATCAGCGACACACTGAGCAGGGCAACAGCACAATGTACAGGTAGAGGCACTGCCTATCAGCGGCAGGCCATCTGttcgctacagcaggaacaacaagaTGTTCAACAGATCAATCAGGCAGACTACTTAAACGTGACAGATCACCGCCTAGCCCAGATCAGGCAACATACTGACAAGGACGAACACCTACAGTCACTGAAGTCCATGGCTCTCGCAGGTTGGCCATATCTGAAAGAGGAGACACCTTTCACAGTGAGAGAATACTGGACCTTTCGAGATGAGATCAGTGTGCAAAATGGCGTCTTGTtcagaggtcagaaggtcattattCCCAAATCACTACGTCCAGAGATGCTTACCCGCATACACTCCAGTCACGTTGGAGGTGACGCATGCTACCGTCAGGCTCGTGAAACATTATACTGGCCAAACATGCAAGCAGAAATTAAAGACTTTGTCAGCAACTGTACCACATGCAACGAGTACGCTCATGAACAGCAAAAGGAAACCATGATGTCACACGAACTGCCCACAAGGGCCTGGCAAATCATCAGCATGGACTTATTCAGCCACAGACAAAAGGACTATCTTCTCCTCGTTGATCATTACTCTGACTTTTGGGAAATTGAACTGCTCCCTGACTTGTCTGCAGAGACGGTCATAAAGCGCTGCAAGGCGCAGTTTGCAAGGCAAGGTCAGCCTGACAAGGTAATCACGGACAATGGCCCACAATTCACTGCACAGTTCAAGCGTTTCGCCTCAGAATGGGAGTTTGACCACGTGACCTCCTCTCCAAGACACCCAAAAGCAAATGGCAAGGCAGAATCAGCTGTCAAGATTGCAAAAAACCTGTTAAGCAGGGCCTTGCGCGACAGCAACGACCCATGGAAAGCGATCTTACAGTGGAGGAACACACCCACCGAAAACATGGACAGCAGCCCAGCACAACGCCTTCTGTCCAGACGTCTGAAGACTACTATCCCCGTAGCTAACAAGCTACTTGAGCCCTGCGTCATGGTTGGCGTCACGGACAAACTGCGTCACAGAAAGCAGCTCGCTAAGTGCTTCTACGACCGGACTGCTCGAGACCTACCAGAGCTGGAGGTGGGTGAAACTATAAGGATGAAACCGCTGCCGGGAGACCACACAGGACTTTGGAGGCTGGGCACATGCCTACAGAGAGTTGCACCACGTTCTTACCTGGTGGATGTTGGTGGCTCCCTCTATCGTCGCAATCGGGTGGATCTGCGCGTAGCAGAGCAGACAAACCAGAACATGCCATACACTCACCTAGATGAGCTGGATCACAGTCCAGGCCTAAGGGTAAGGGGTGCAGAATTGAGACATGAGCCAACTGAAGGTGAAGCTTCTACCCCACCAAACTCTCCAGCTCGTGGCCCTAATCCTACCCCTGTCAGAGCCAATACTTACTCACGGGTGGGTCGGCTGTGCAAGCCACCGGACAGGCTTACTCTGTAAGCAAGAGACTTAACTTGtctgttaatttaaaaaaatatttcaaaaatttaaaaaatttaaaaaaggaagATGACAGCTGAAGTAAAAAGAAAATGTCATGCTTTTCAATTGTTATGACTTGACTGTTAAGAACTCAATGTTATGCCGTTATGTTTGCACTTTCTATTGAAAAGGAtgatgttacggagtctagttgataggtaatcgactagttGGACTGTCCCCCAGACTCCAggcgtagggatttgtacaatgcttaacaaggctattgaacttaacattggtgtctgtctttattccttaaTCCAACTTATCATACAGAAACACCCCTCACCCCAAAACGACTTCCTGGCTACTATGGTATAACCCTATACATTGTTGGTTAGAGGAATGGCGGATGTTGATTTCGAGGGGGCTGCCATCACGGAAAAAGGGAACCAAACACTTTTTATTTGAGTTAACTTCAACAAATCACCCGCCATAGGATATCACCACTGTCACTAACGTTACTAGCCAACTAAGCAGGGATGTTCTTTGATATGTTTGGGTTGACTTGCTCATATCAAGCAACAGCCAGTTTGCGTAACTGTAAAAATAAACAACTAGTGGACTCGTTTTATGAATGCCTGGATAGTGAAACTGAAATAGATTGGTAGCTAGTTGGTGAGGCTTTTGATTTATTTGCCAATTAATTAACCTGAAATTCCGAAGTTGTTCGGTGCTTATTGCTCATGCTGGCGAGCAagctaaacagacagctcggcaGCGCATCAGTTTGACGTTAcacatccaagaagactcaaccAATCACCTGACCTAACTCATAAATATTAATGACTTTGCCTCCGGCTGTCCTACGAAAGGAAATGTCCCATAGTTGTTACATGGAGGATTTAGCAACGATAACAACCACCGGGGTAGCAAGCGAGCACGCCCATTCTTCAACAGTTGTTACCACAGAATTTGAACATATTTTATGGAAAATAGATGATGTATGTTTATGAACGCTGCACCAGGCTTCATTGTTGACAATATGACTGAGCGTCAAAGATTACCGTTCGATTTGAGCAGGGCGCGCCTCCCGCAACGGTTTCGCCCGTCACATTTACGGGCCATAGTCTGGTTCAACCCGGGGCAGCTTAATCGAATTCCCTCGTTGAAAACATGTATACATATTCCATTGGTTAGTACAAAGTAATATGTATGACTATATAACACGTTATTGGTCAGTCTATGTTAAAAACAATTGGTCAGATTTCCCCAACTCACTTAACCAATCACATCATGTTTGGTTTTTGTATTCCCCACTGTGATTGGTCCCTGAGGCttttaacaataaaaaataaaataaagctaTTTTATCAACTTCCACTGTTCTCCAACAGTTGAATTTAATCTTCACTTCAACTTTCAACATTACTACATGCATTGAAACAAtcgattgtgtgtttgtgtgtccaccTCAGGTTCTACATCCTTAAGAAGACACCACATACTACTGCTGTGTGTGGTCGTAGTGGGGTGTACTGTGGCTGTCATAAGTCTGTTTGCCCAGAAACACAATAAAATTGCACAGAGACAGCGGCCAAATAATGAAACCTGTttggcagagagagaagagatcaaGACTCTGAAATCAGAGAACTACCGCGTTCTACTAAATATGATTTTAAAGCAGGGTAAGTTCAGCTCTTTCAGTATTTGTATATCATTTTTCACAGCACCACACCTAAACCTCCTACCACAAAACCATCTCTCCTTTGTAGCTTTGTCGATAGTTTGTCAAGTATTGTATTTCAGAACAAAGATTTCTGCCTTTATTTGATCATAATCACATGAACTTGAACTATATgactactgtatattaaaatGTTACCTGCAGTATAATATTTGTATTTCATGATCagttgtttatttaaaaaaataatttgtgATGTTTGTTTTGCTATATTTGTGACAAACAAGTCTTATGCTCCCTAATCTAATCTTCTACTCTCTAATCTCTATCTAATCTTCTGCTCTAATCTCTGTATCTAATCTTCTACTCTGCATCTAATCTTCTGCTCTGTATCTAATCTGTCTCCAGAAGGATGGAAGCATATAAACTCCAGTCTGTACTACATCTCTACTGAGATGAAGTCCTGGGATGAGAGCAGACCTTACTGCCAAAGGAAGGGATTGGACCTGGTGACCATAAACAGCGAAGAGGAACAGGTGAGTACGTTGTGtgttttgcgtgtgtgtgtgtctgtgtgcgtcccTGCAATGTGTGACTGAGCTTCAGTCAGAGATATCAAATTATAAAGAGGCCAAATAtggagggggaaaaaagtatGATTCTACCATTTTATGTTATTCTACATCACTAGGCCTTTCTCCTTGAAGTGGTCAGTGCAAAGAAATTGGAGGGAGTCTGGATTGATTTGTCTCCTAGCAACACAAAGGAGACGTCAACACGGTAAGAGATTTCACCATCGATGGAGAAGTATGACGGAGATTTGAACATTTAGTGCATGAAGAAATCCACAATCTGATAATTCCCTGTTCCTTCTCATAGGGTGAAGAGAGGTGCGGGGTCAAAAGGCGGTCAGGAAGAGGACTGTGCTAAGCTTACGGTCTATGAGACACCTGCAGTGAAAGAAGTAACTGGTCGACAATGTGGGACACAAAAATACTGTATTTGTGAAAAACACCTGATGTCAAATACCATGTAAGCAAGAGAAAACGTTAACTTGTTCTTGTGAAAGGATTATACTTGGTTTTAATGGAGGGAACAACTGCTAGATTCAACTCCTCTTGCTGTGACATCCCACAAACACCTAATTTttccagccatttcacccctccatGTTGTTTCAACTGTGCTCTTGCTTCGTGCACCGTTGAGCCCCCCTCATTTTCCAAGAAGCAACTGTTAGTCATTCCAGTTAGCCTGGTGAGGGTTTTACCCTGAACTACACATCTGTACCGTATAGTAAGAAAAGTTAAAAGGGGAGTGTTCTGTGGTTGGGACCCCCCCTGCATTGTTCCAATACGCAAAAGCACTTTCAGTCAATAAGCTTTCTCAGTGTGAGAGCCTCGATTTTAGCCAGCCAGTTTTCAACTGAAGTCAATGGGCAGAttgattaaaaacatttttattttttttaaataaacataaatatttcACATGAATTTCACGTAAAAACAACATTTAGTAAAACATTGTGTTTAGATGAGGGGGCTGATTGTCCTTCAGACACTCAAGTCAACGGTAAAGGAGTGACAGGTTACACAGCTTATATGTCCTTCAGCCACTCTCAAGTCAATGGTAAAGGAGTGACAGGTTACACAGCTCCCGAAGGACAATCAGCCTCCATCTATACACAATGTTTGGctaaatgttgttttttgtttacatgaaatgtaaaaaaaaatatatatttttttttaatcaatctgctcattgacttcagttgaaaactagctaactggctaaatcTGGCACACAAACTGCAATGTTGATTCAtgttaaaattaaattaaatgtagtTCGTGCTACAAGGGTAGGAAACCCTGGTGGGTTGCATTTAGCCAATCACAGGGCTAAGATATATTTTATTAGTCCCTGTTATATTCCAGGCACAGGGTTACCTACCCCTGTTCTATGTACAGAAGAGAATGTGCAATATTATAAAGGAATACcagttttatttttatatttttcatattgtaaataaaaatccttctttacgATACTATCGTCCTGTGACACCAAAAGTCTGAATGTGATTTaatactggggcggcaggtaacctagtggttggactaggaactgaaaggttgcaagatcgaatccctgagctgacaaggtacaagtctgttgttctgcccctgaacaaggaagttaacccactgttcctaggccaccattgtagataagaatttgttcttaactgacttgcctggttaaataaaggtaaaaaaattaaaataaatatgaATGTCAACATGTTGTGATTTGTTTATAATAGCATACAGAAATGTAGGATAAGGTTATGTAAAACACAAATGTAGGATAAGGTTATGTAAAACACAGAAATGTAGGATAAGGTTATGTAAAACACAGAAATGTAGGATAAGGTTATGTAAAACACAGAAATGTAGGATAAGGTTATGTAAAACACAGAAATGTAGGATAAGGTTATGTAAAACACAGACATGTAGGATAAGGTTATGTAAAACACAGAAATGTAGGATAAGGTTATGTAAAACACAGAAATGTAACATGTTCTTGTGAAAGGATTAGCTACAATGTATTTTATGGAAGGGGGAAAACTATTCGCTTCAGCTGTTTGCTACGCCTCAGTCCTCTTGCCATTGTCTTAACGACGGCCGTCTGCAACTGGCAACGCATTGTCGTGTTAGAATGACGCCACCTGTCGGAAGACAATGGCCCTTCAAACACCTAGTTGTTCAGCCCCACTCATTTCACCCTTCCAAGAGCAACCAGCCATGTGATCGTTCAGAAATGAAAAGGTGGGGCGGAGGGGCTGTAACAACTGTGACTGTAGTCTCCTCAGAAATGTTAAAGGTCTGTTCATGACTCTTATCGGTTGAGCTACTGGTCGGTATGAGTtaaataaatgatcaaatatTTACCTCGCTGTCGGTCAGAGACTTTGGCTGGAGTCACAGCATAGCGACTTAAAGGGCAATTCCGCCGCTTTTCAACCTCATGTTCCCTCACCTCCAGCACCGTACCAGTGTCTACATGTGAAAACAGTGTGTTTCTAggatctgtggttaaaaagagaagaagaaaaggtCCCAACAaaaaaatgcttctctgtgacatcacagggtagggttaaaaagtaagaacaatGAGTTTCTAGCCAGAGGGCGGACGTTTCTTACTCCCCGGGTCACTGGGAATCTCACAGTGTTTTGAACATCTCTGTTTTTAACTTTTGACGATGTCGTCGGGTAGAACTTTTATCTTTTTTTCTATAAAACATAGAAATCCGCCGTTTTCACATACGGTATGTAGACACCGGTATTGTGCTGAAACAGACTGGTCACTATAAATAGCATAcggtatgtagacactggtattgtgctgaaACAGACTGGTCACTATAAATAGTATAcggtatgtagacactggtattgtgctggagcagactggtcactataaacAGCATAcggtatgtagacactggtattgtgctggagcagactggtcacTATAAATAGCATAcggtatgtagacactggtattgtgctggagcagactggtcacTATAAATAGTATAcggtatgtagacactggtattgtgctgaaACAGACTGGTCAATATAAATAGCATAcggtatgtagacactggtattgtgctgaaACAGACTGGTCACTATAAATAGCATAcggtatgtagacactggtattgtgctggagcagactggtcacTATAAATAGTATAtggtatgtagacactggtattgtgctgaaacagactggtcactataaacAGCATAtggtatgtagacactggtattgtgctggagcagactggtcacTATAAATAGCATAcggtatgtagacactggtattgtgctggagcagactggtcacTATAAATAGTATAcggtatgtagacactggtattgtgctgaaACAGACTGGTCACTATAAATAGTATAtggtatgtagacactggtattgtgctgaaACAGACTGGTCACTATAAATAGTATAtggtatgtagacactggtattgtgctgaaACAGACTGGTCACTATAAATAGTATAtggtatgtagacactggtattgtgctggagcagactggtcactataaacACCATAtggtatgtagacactggtattgtgctggagcagactggtcacTATAAATAGTATAcggtatgtagacactggtattgtgctggagcagactggtcactataaacAGCATACGGTATGTAGTCACTGGTATTGTGCTGAAAcagactggtcactataaacAGCATAcggtatgtagacactggtattgtgctgaaACAGACTGGTCACTATAAATAGCATAcggtatgtagacactggtattgtgctggagcagactggtcacTATAAATAGCATAcggtatgtagacactggtattgtgctgaaACAGACTGGTCAATAGAAACAGCATAcggtatgtagacactggtattgtgctgaaACAGACTGGTCACTATAAATAGCATAcggtatgtagacactggtattgtgctggagcagactggtcacTATAAATAGCATAcggtatgtagacactggtattgtgctggagcagactggtcacTATAAATAGTATA
This genomic window from Salvelinus namaycush isolate Seneca unplaced genomic scaffold, SaNama_1.0 Scaffold119, whole genome shotgun sequence contains:
- the LOC120036029 gene encoding C-type lectin domain family 4 member F-like yields the protein MMMKEERFDNPIYSSCNGPMGFTEVDRESLPTPCNRTHLSGSTSLRRHHILLLCVVVVGCTVAVISLFAQKHNKIAQRQRPNNETCLAEREEIKTLKSENYRVLLNMILKQEGWKHINSSLYYISTEMKSWDESRPYCQRKGLDLVTINSEEEQAFLLEVVSAKKLEGVWIDLSPSNTKETSTRVKRGAGSKGGQEEDCAKLTVYETPAVKEVTGRQCGTQKYCICEKHLMSNTM